The following proteins are co-located in the Prionailurus viverrinus isolate Anna chromosome A1, UM_Priviv_1.0, whole genome shotgun sequence genome:
- the GRK1 gene encoding rhodopsin kinase GRK1: MDFGSLETVVANSAFIAARGSFDGSSGPSSRDRKYLAKLKLPPLSKCQGLRESLDLAFLSVCSEQPIGKRLFQQFLGADQRHAPALELWKDIEDYDTADDDLRPQKARAILAAYLDPQAELFCSFLDEGTMAQAREGPVAGGDGLFRPLLQETLVYLSQAPFQEYLDSLHFQRFLQWKWLEAQPTGEDWFLDFRVLGKGGFGEVSACQMKATGKLYACKKLNKKRLKKRKGYQGAMVEKKILAKVHSRFIVSLAYAFETKTDLCLVITIMNGGDLRYHIYNVNEESPGFQEPRAVFYIAQIVSGLEHLHQRGIVYRDLKPENVLLDDDGNIRISDLGLAVELKDGQTKTKGYAGTPGFMAPELLQGEEYDFSVDYFALGVTLYEMIAARGPFRARGEKVENKELRQRVLSEPVKYSDKFSQASKDFCEALLEKDPEKRLGFRDGTCDGLRANPLFKDINWRQLEAGMLTPPFVPDSRTVYAKNIQDVGAFSTVKGVAFDKADTEFFQEFATGNCPIPWQEEMIETGVFAELNVWRSDGQMPDDMKGVAVEEAAPTSKSGMCLVS, translated from the exons ATGGATTTCGGGTCCCTGGAGACGGTGGTGGCCAACTCAGCCTTCATCGCTGCCCGGGGCAGCTTTGATGGGAGCAGCGGCCCATCCTCTCGGGACAGGAAGTACCTGGCCAAGCTGAAGCTGCCCCCGCTGTCCAAGTGCCAGGGCCTCCGGGAGAGCCTGGACCTGGCGTTCCTGAGTGTGTGCTCAGAGCAGCCCATCGGCAAGCGGCTGTTCCAGCAGTTCCTGGGGGCCGACCAGAGGCATGCGCCGGCTCTGGAGCTCTGGAAGGACATCGAGGACTACGACACCGCTGACGATGACCTCCGGCCACAGAAGGCTCGCGCCATCCTGGCTGCGTACCTGGACCCCCAGGCCGAGCTCTTCTGCAGCTTCCTGGACGAGGGGACCATGGCGCAGGCCCGGGAGGGGCCCGTGGCGGGCGGGGACGGGCTCTTCCGGCCCCTGCTGCAGGAGACCCTGGTGTACCTGAGCCAGGCGCCCTTCCAGGAGTACCTGGACAGCCTGCACTTCCAGCGCTTCCTGCAGTGGAAGTGGCTGGAGGCCCAGCCCACCGGGGAGGACTGGTTTCTGGACTTCAGGGTCCTGGGGAAAGGCGGCTTCGGGGAGGTGTCTGCCTGCCAGATGAAGGCCACCGGCAAGTTGTATGCGTGTAAGAAGCTCAACAAAAAGAGACTCAAGAAAAGGAAGGGGTACCAG GGTGCTATGGTAGAGAAGAAGATTCTAGCAAAGGTACACAGCAGGTTTATAGTCTCACTGGCTTATGCATTTGAAACCAAAACCGACCTCTGTCTGGTGATAACTATCATGAACGGAGGCGACCTGAG ATACCACATCTACAATGTGAACGAGGAGAGCCCTGGCTTCCAGGAGCCGCGTGCCGTGTTCTACATAGCCCAGATTGTCAGCGGCCTGGAGCACCTACATCAGAGGGGCATCGTCTACCGAGACCTCAAGCCTGAGAACGTACTTCTGGATGATGACG GTAATATCCGAATATCTGACCTTGGGCTGGCCGTGGAGCTGAAGGACGGGCAGACCAAGACCAAGGGCTATGCAGGAACCCCAG GTTTCATGGCCCCTGAGCTCTTGCAGGGTGAGGAGTACGACTTTTCTGTGGATTATTTTGCCCTGGGGGTCACACTGTACGAGATGATCGCGGCCAGAGGACCCTTCCGCGCCCGCGGGGAGAAG GTAGAGAACAAGGAGCTCAGACAGAGGGTCCTCTCCGAGCCCGTCAAGTACTCGGACAAGTTCAGCCAGGCCAGCAAGGACTTCTGCGAGGCGCTGCTGGAGAAGGACCCTGAGAAGCGCCTGGGGTTCAGAGACGGGACCTGTGACGGGCTCCGCGCCAACCCCCTCTTTAAGGACATTAACTGGAGACAGCTGGAGGCCG GGATGCTGACACCCCCCTTCGTCCCAGACTCCAGGACAGTCTATGCCAAGAACATCCAGGATGTGGGCGCCTTCTCCACGGTCAAGGGCGTGGCCTTCGACAAAGCCGATACCGAGTTCTTCCAGGAGTTCGCGACTGGCAACTGCCCCATTCCCTGGCAGGAGGAGATGATCGAGACGGGCGTGTTCGCGGAGCTGAACGTCTGGCGCTCTGACGGGCAGATGCCTGACGACATGAAGGGGGTCGCCGTGGAGGAGGCAGCCCCCACCTCCAAGTCCGGGATGTGTCTGGTTTCCTAG